In Desulfurellaceae bacterium, a single window of DNA contains:
- a CDS encoding glutathione S-transferase, which produces MIKLYGTTLSNYFSTAKAAFVEKNVPFEEVSIMPSQEPEVLALSPMGKVPYIEVDGTPLSETNVIFDYLEDIQPQPALYPGDPWARAKTKEIIRFVELYLDTPARRHLPTVYFGAPVDQTAYEHVRPELEKGLQAFKRLARFAPYIAGDTFTFADLTAYFELRFTNMHTTHIYDWDITDDVPGLGEYLHLVGERPAVNAVDSVMQRDFAAFKNKT; this is translated from the coding sequence ATGATTAAGCTATACGGCACGACCCTGAGCAATTATTTCAGCACGGCCAAAGCGGCCTTTGTCGAGAAAAACGTTCCGTTTGAGGAAGTCTCGATCATGCCCAGCCAGGAGCCCGAGGTGCTGGCGCTCAGCCCGATGGGCAAGGTGCCGTACATCGAGGTCGATGGCACGCCCCTGAGCGAGACGAACGTCATCTTCGACTATCTCGAAGATATCCAGCCCCAGCCGGCGCTGTATCCCGGCGATCCCTGGGCCAGGGCCAAAACCAAAGAAATCATCCGCTTTGTCGAGCTGTATCTCGACACCCCGGCCCGGCGCCATCTGCCGACGGTGTACTTCGGCGCGCCGGTTGACCAGACCGCCTATGAACACGTCCGGCCGGAGCTGGAGAAGGGCCTGCAGGCGTTCAAGCGGCTGGCCCGCTTCGCGCCCTATATCGCTGGCGACACGTTCACCTTCGCCGACCTGACCGCCTATTTCGAGTTGCGCTTCACCAATATGCACACCACACACATCTACGACTGGGACATTACGGATGACGTGCCCGGCCTTGGTGAGTACCTGCACCTGGTCGGTGAGCGTCCGGCGGTCAACGCGGTCGATTCCGTCATGCAGCGAGATTTCGCCGCCTTCAAAAATAAGACCTGA